Sequence from the Amaranthus tricolor cultivar Red isolate AtriRed21 chromosome 16, ASM2621246v1, whole genome shotgun sequence genome:
aattgttgaataataactaaaatattaatatttttattgataaatatgTGGAAACTATAAGaaatattgtaaaattaaaataaagttaagagAAGGTATGTGGGaccataataattattaaaatgttaaattgagaatatataaggttatttttatttaaaatttataatataaataaaaagattttttatgagaaaaataaataaactacgttaaaataaaaaataaaacttctaTAACAAACAAAGAGAGTACTATCTATTGATGGACCCTACATATATTGTATGTGttaaatgatcacttttaattttaaataatcaattaaaatataagttGATTTATTAATCGGTGTCATAATAATACTTCATACTACCGACTACCGAGTACTAGTATTTAATTGGAATCAGAAATATCTAGAAACTCTCAAGTCACaactttaattaaataaataaaaataaataaaaaacataaaatgggGGAATCTGATTTGAGAAAGAATAGAAGCAGAGACATAGAAAATTATCAATAATCACAAGCACCGTCCATATTTTTCAAGATTCCCTACTAATCGGAGTACCATTTCATTTATTCCCATTTCCCCTTTTCCTCATCCTTAAGAATCTTCAAAACTCCCCATAAAATTTTCAGATATTTTCTATCTTTGTCTTTGCCTTAAatcatcattttcttattttctgcATCTCTTCAATTATTGGGTTTCTTTGAAGAAAtacaaataagaaaaacaagGTAAGAATTatcctttttttaaatttttgatcatGTTTTTAATCAAGGATTACCCACATGCATTTAGAATTTATTGCAAATTTGGTGATTTTATATCTGCTGTTTTTGGGGGAGTTGACTTTTGTTGATAAAACTTGTAACTTGACAAATTTAGAGGATTATTTGATGTAGTGTGTTAAATTTTAGTAATTTGTTGATAAAGCCAGTAACTTGACATATTTAGAGGATAAAATTGATGTAGTTTGTGTTAAATTTTAGTATTTTGTTGATAACTTAACAAATTTAGAGGATTGAATTGATGTATTTTGTgttaaattttttcaatttgtgGATAAAGCTTGTAAGTTTGACAATTTTAGAGGATTAAATTGATGTAGTGTGTGTTAAATTTTAGTATTTTGTTGATAAAGCTTGTGAGTTAGACAAATTTAGAGGATCAAATTGATGTATTGTGGGTTAAATTTTATTACTTTGTTGATAAAGCTAGTAACTTGACAAATTTAGAGGATTATTTGATGAAATGTGTgttaaattttagatttttgttgATAAAGCTTGTAACTTGACATATGTAGTATGTAGAGATTAAATTGATGTAATGTGTGTTGAATTTTAGTATTTTGTTGATAAAGCTTGTAACTTGACACATTTAGAGGATTAAATTGATGTAttgtttgttgaattttattaatttgttgatAAAGTTTGTGACTTCCACAAATTTACAGGATTGAATTGATGTAATTTTTACATTATAGATTTGAAAAATCTTGACAAGTCATTTTGTGATTCAAAATATCCTAAAAGTTACTTTAAACAGTCATTTTGTTTTTGGTAATGCCCGCTTACCCGTGAGTCTCGCCCTCAAAGAAAATGGGCTGGTAGCGACAAAAAAATATGTTCGCAAATATGGGCGgacttttgaatatttgagtCTGTGGGTAGATTTTTAAGGTATTATCCAGTCAACTACCTGCCCAAGTCTGTCCATGAACAGCTCTAAATGTAGTAATGCAAATATTCAACTCTACTTAAAGTCCCAATTGTTAATGCAGTTTTTGGTTGTAGAAGATGGATATTGTTGAAATTCTTGGAGAGTCTAAATCAGTGCCTGTTCCAACAAAGAGTGCAATCTATGTGTGGGGTTACAACCAGAGAGGGCAGACTGGAAGGCAAGAGAAAGAGCAGAAATTAAGGATTCCGAGGCAGCTTCCGCCAGAGTTATTCGGTTGTCCGGCTGGGATCAGTACTAGGTGGCTCGATGTCGCATGTGGCAGGGAGCATACGGCTGCTGTAGCCTCAGACGGGTCACTCTTTACTTGGGGTTCAGATTTCTTTTCTCAAAATCCATCCTCCTGCAGTTTTCAACCCCTGTGTAACCTCATTTTTCTTCCTATTGTTTTTACGCTAGgattagaataattataaatGTCGTCTTAGTTTTCTCATTGGTTGCACacacctatgttacttggactttttgttttgcttcacgtacccgtgtccgatcatttgatgctcggacattagTATGACACTTAGagacttcattttaggcgtaaaattgaatatttagacgtatccgacaatTGGAAacgtaccagtatccgacaTTAGTtctcgagtccaagtaacataggatTGCACCTTTGTTGTCCAAAATGCCTTGATGTTATGATTGTGTTTGGTCGTTTACCATATGCCTTCAACTGTTTGTTTGTAATTGTTGGCGGGTTGATGCACTTTCGATAACTAGGAAAGTATTACATGTTCATGGTGTTATAGACAATTTAAGTAGGAAAATAGAACCTCGTATCCTTTTTCATGGATTTATTTAGGAGTTAGTTCATCTATAGGTTAGTTTTATTCGGATTCTTGTGGCGCCAGGGCTATAAATATATAGTTTATGCATATTAATGTTACCTCTTATGTTCTTGTATGTACTAAAGAGTTCAAACCCAAATGTGAGATTGGTTTTTTCATAAATATGGCTAGTTTCCTTACTCATTTTATGAGCTTATGAATCATGATTATGTTGTCgtcgattttaattttttttttcatcgtCATCTTTGCTAGTAAGTGTTTGATTCTTATACCTTTCGGTTTCTGGCAGGAGCAAATGACTTCGGGCAGTTGGGGGATGGTACTGAAGAAAGTAGAAAGTACCCAAAGAAAGTGGATCTGTTGAAAACTGAAATTGTGAAATCTGTTTCTTGTGGTTCGAATTGTACTGCCGCTATTGCAGAGCCTCGTGTAAATGATGAGTCGTTATCAAATGGTAGACTATGGGTGTGGGGCCAAAATCAggtcaataatttttttttacggATTTGTACTCGTTGTTTCTATTGACATAATTCTAAAGTCCTTTTCATGATTTCAGAGCTCGAATTATCCTCGTCTATTTTGGGGAGCCTTTGCACCAAATACGGTATGATTTGGTTGCACTGATGCCTTTTTTCCCGTGGTTATTTGTGCAACTTTTATGCTTGACTTTTGTTTGGTCAATAATGGACTATCCACTTGTTTATTTTTGAACTTCTTATTTTTGCTCTTGTTTCCTGGTGCTCGTTAGCATATGCAAATTGCTGAATACTCCTCATTTGATGTGGTTAGGTAATCCGTCAAGTTTCCTGTGGATCTGTACATGTGGTGGCCTTGTCGGAGGGTGGCCTTCTTCAATCATGGGGTACTATTCTGCAAGTTTTGTGTCATATAATCTTACCAGTGACATGATTTTTATCTTAGACGTACTGTTCAATTCATTTTTGGGCTCTAGAGCGAAAGATAAGggataataaataatataaaaattcacTAATAACTCATTGTTtagcaaaaatatataaattatatctgAACTTAATTGAGCGTAATATCAACCttgtatatgaaaataaaatttttagaccCAAAAAAATTTGGGGTCCTGGGCGGTAGTCCGTCTTGCCCTGCTTATCGACGGCCATAAATTTTTATGTTCACCTTGATGGGGTTTGTTATAATAGGTTGTATTAACTCTATACCATCGATCTTCTGCCAGGATACAATGAATGTGGTCAACTTGGGAGAGGGTTCACTGCTGAAGGATTACAGGGTCCTGGTATACTGAAAGCATACGCAAAATACCTTGATGAAGCCCCTGAACTTGTGAAGATCGTTCAAGTGTCATGCGGCGAGTACCACACTGCTGCAGTATGTGAAACTGGGGATGTGTAAGTATAAACGAGTTCCTTTTCTAATAGATTGATGTGAATATTTTTGGGACACGATACtcattttttctcatttatatTGTTATGACGATATTAAGCGAGAAAATGTGTAGAGGAAATTTAAAGAAAGTAGTGGGGAACATTCCCATAAAAGGATATGTTGCAATATAGGTACGAAAATAGAAAGTGTTGCAAATTGATGGGGATCGAGGGATTAACCATTTACACTTGAGTCAGAGATGTACATTCGGGTTATCAGGTCAATTTTCGGGTCAAATATTAGGGTCGGTTTAAAATTCTGGTGCCCATGGTAGTTCTATATAATTGTTagtatattttttatgttgTGTTAAATCGGGCTCGGTTACAGGTTTGAGTGAATCTTGGGTCATTTGTTTTGAACACTAACAAGTTGTTCTAGCAAGTATTAGAACTGCATTTAGCTACTGCACAACATATGATCTTGggaaatatctttatttttcaatctttgtgATGCATGGCTAACATGTATACTAAAGTTGAGACGTGTTTCTTTTGGCTTTGGTAGCTACACTTGTGGTCTCGGAAACATGGGTCAACTAGGACATTGTTCACTTCAATCCGAAGATAAAGAATTAATACCTAGACGAGTAGTTGCACTTGAAGGGATTCACATCACTAGTGTTTCATGCGGAGGTGTTCATACCTGCGCGGTGACTGCAAAGGGAGCTCTCTATACCTGGGGTGGTGGGCAACTTGGTCAGCTCGGCCTTGGTCCACAAGCAACTTCGGCATCTTTCATTTTCAAGGATTATCAAGTCATGCTTCGGAATATCCCCGCTTTGGTTATCCCGAGTGGTGTGCAACTTGTTGCATGTGGTCATTCCCACACACTTATATCTACTTCTGATGGGAGAATCCATGGCTGGGGATATAATAGCTACGGTCAGGCCGCGAATGAGAAGTCTACGTATGCTTGGTACCCATCACCGATTGATTGGTAAATGCCTATCTCGATGAAATCTGTTTTCTGCAGCTTTGTAGTAGACTAAACCATTCTTTTTTTgggaaattgtaaaaaataaaccaaaaataTTGCTTATGTTTAAATAAATCCACCTATTCGGTATgtttgctgaaaataaactcaactattgtttattcttaatttttgacTTATAAAGAAGCTTTGAAAATGATTATAAACAATAAGTCAGTTTATTGTAGCAAATATATCTAATAGTTaggttattaaaaaataaataatagttggaTTTATTTTCAGCGGATCAAACAAAGgttgatttattattaaaaatttaccttttttttgaTAAGTAGGGATTTTTATTTATAACGAGACATATGAACTATTAACTCTTTCGCTGGCATAAAAAACCCGTTGGGAAAAAGTCATAAAAAGAGAATTGTAGTGCAATCATATGCCCAAGCATCATACAATAGTGACTCTTTTATGCTAACACACCTTAGACCAAACCATTTATAGGTGTGTTGGAGAAGTGAGGAAGCTTGCTGCTGGCGGGGGTCACTCGGCTGTGCTGACCGATGCTTGCTCGTTGAAAGATTTGTGTGAATTTAGGCTCGCTGAAAGCGTTACTCTGGCAAATGCTGCTCATATTGAGGATGTTGCATTCAGAACCAGCTCTGATGCTTTAGTACGCCTTTGTGAACGATTGAGGTAACAATATGCTCCGAATTGCCTGTATTACTTTTTACGACACATCAAGTTTACTTCCTCGCCTTAGATAATCGTCAAATACAATCAATTATATGGTAGTACGAatgaaatttcagaaaatattGCCTTACTTTCATATTAGCGGCTTATAATTGGATTTCCTGGTAAGTTACGGTTTAAGATTGAGATAATCGAGACAAGATCCGACACAATTACTACAAAAACCTGTTAGGTTGAATTTCATGAAGTAACACGTTTTATGAAAGTTAAAACTAaaattcattctcattaccatcatttaataatagaggtgttcaaaacacaACCAATGATTCGATATTTACTCGACCTTATAACCGAACCCAACTTGatccgacttcaaaatgaatttagatTAATGTAAAAAACAATATGGACACAAGATCCGATTTTGAACCAAGTTGAGACATTTGATTCGAAATCGACCCGATGCCCGAAGAACACCTCTATCTAATATCAATAAACCAAAGCCCCCCATAAAGGATTAATATCTTCCTCTTCGCCAATTGTTTCATATCCATACATATGATCGAGGGGTTTGGATTTCATGTCATTATCTTGgtattgaattgaaaacaaacaTGCCTTCTGATTTTTTTCGTTTCATTTTTTGGTATCGAGTTGTACTTCATTACTTCTAGTCTTAGACGCGTCTTGTTGAGAATTTCTCTGTATGACCAGGGAGCTGCATAATGGCGGCGAATGGGAATCCGAAGATGATGAATCTGGTGCGAGTAAACCTTGATGGAGCATTTGATTACACCATTGTATCGGTTTAGAGAGATCGCTATGACAAAGCTTCCTTTCTTCTCATGtagttttattatgtataaACCAGAATGTAATTAACCATTAATTGTAATGGTAGCATAAACTATGCTTACCTAAATGCTACTCTATTGGTGCTGAATTGCATTATTTGTTGGTGCAATGAAGAACTTAAGCTGAAAATTTGGCAAAATCACTCTTTTCTATTATCCATATATTGTGCACTCAGAACACGCACACGAGCTGGTGTGCATGCCCTGTGCATGTGTTTGGGGAACTTAGCATACATTTACTCACCGGTAAAGCTACCAATAGTGAGATCCAACTCACCAATAACAAATATATTCTACTTGTCTATTAGTAGTGGGCACAAAGTCTACGTAATTTTTTCCGTGTTTGGGGTGTTGTACATTCTTTCCGCACattcttaaattaattattgaagtcaccagatatattatatacagaCTCTGAATAGAGCAAGTGTCTCAATGGAGTgacaatttctctttttttgataaaagtcTGAGAAGAATAAAAATATGTTTTCTCTAGCTTCtaatagtttttaattttttataattttaatttcaaatgattaaaaattttaaaatatgcattaagatgaattaaataagaGCTCATTTGATCACATTTTACATTACATATAGAGATTTATATGCCAAATATGATGAATAGATGAACAGTAATTACTAGAGTAACTCTAAAGACAATCAAAACTAAAGAAAGtacataaattaattaatatatcaaatatatacttttaaagCTAGCCataaattttactaaaatatACAAGTACATAATGCATTGAGCATGGTTCATgaggttattttcttttggcTGCCGAATTATAATTTACATATTAGTACAAAATATACTCCATActcaataattataattataattatcatataattaattgaaattacTAATCATTTAACCTAATTGATTATTCACCAATTTGAGTAAACATCCATGGAGGAACATTGCTGTTTGTTTTTGGTTGAACCTCAGCTTGAAGATTTGCCTGTTCTGATCTTTGTAATACTTTCTCCTGATAAGCACCTCTGTGTTATGTACatcaacaagaaaaaaaaatatacattttgatttttttttttttttgtgttgtaAATAAAGGGATTTTTTGGACGAAATTGTAACAAAATtcgataatattttaaataatatgcTAAAGGAGGTTTGAACTCAGGTCTATACATTCACATAACGAAGATTTAACTAACTTAACAAgatatattagttttttttcatagatatattattttttacataagTAAAATGCTATTAGTTAACATTATTAAATGACTTTGGATTCGCCCCTGCTCCCGATAATTTTTCAATTGCAAATTATGATACGGAGATTAACGATCAAACTTGAGTTTGATGGTTTAAAATGGTTGGGTaatttagaaataaataaaagaatatatAGATTAATAAAGAAGTGTTAAAGTGATGAAAATCATATCTAAAAATATAATTGTGAAAAATTTGTTATGATGgactaaaactaaaaataggTCAAAATTCATTAGACCGACGTAGTAGTTAGCTTttaaaatctattttttttgCTGAAACCACTACACAAGTAAAAGAAAGTAATTTAGGGGCTAGGGCTAATATAAAAGTTTTTTCATATTAGAAAAACATATGACATAAACATGTTAGAAATAGCGGAacgtaattaatttaattaattgggttaaAAATTACAAGTCTAACCTGATCGATAATAAATTATGTCAATTTGATTTTAACCCAATTAACTCATATATCCATAGATAAAGTTAAAACACTTAAAAGGTTGTCTAAGGTGTTTATTAaagatcttttttttttttgaattttaattagaaaaaaaattatacttacggataatttattagtttatatacatatattttttaataagcaatctattattttcttcttatgtATTGAACAAAACTAAAATGTTTCCTATTTAATTCATTAATTGAGCTAATTTTACATATTAGAATTAATTTcttgaaattaaattatttttattaaatattagaaGTAATATTATATAGTTGCTTACCCTAATATTGAGAGAGGAGGAAATGGATTTGGTGGTGCAGAAAGCAGAAAGTCTGGAATAGGGTTTTGCTGCtcccttattttttttgttggtctCCTTCATCTATTTCATTTCATATCATTATTACattaatatcaaaaataaatggagcaaataaaaaaaatatttaaagcattattaattttattaaaagataaaataaaataaattataattgataattaccATTTTGACTAGTTTGTTGTTTTGCTCCAGCATAGCTTTTTCCTGTCAAAAAATAGGTTATTAGTCATGATAAATTGAAGTTATAGGAGGATAATTTCATTGGTGTCTCCCACCTTCATGGGACTTTGGGCGAGTCAAATGTACGTAATCTTACcgataaaataaatagagatATTGATTTCAATTAATTCTTAGTAATAAACATCATATACAACTTCACGTGAATAAGATGTGACGTGATTTATGAGTCATTTTTAATAGTCCATATTAATCCGCTACAAATATTTTGCCTCGATCGACTCAAATCGAAGTTATAAGAGTATATATATTACTcataaatcaaaagaaaaacctttaaataaaaggaaaaatttacctaaaataatccaactttttattaattttcctacTATAATTCCCAcatttgattaaccatgaataatccgaaTTTTAGGGTCACTTATCCAAGAACATTGTTGCCTAAATGGTGACCGGGTTTTACAGGTTAATtgtcatattaaaaaaaaaggaaaataaaatcaaaaaatattaaaaattaaaagttaaaatcaaaaataattttactcgattcctctttttaatttttaaaattttttttttgattattttataatttagttTTGTATTTGCTTCTTTTTTTGCAACATGACTTGTTGTATAGGTAAGAGGTTATCATAGTGCATTCTTAGCAAGCACTCCTTATAGTTAGGATTAattatggttaattaaaagttaagattattatagaaaaatcagtaaaaggtttggattattttaggtaataaaGTGTAGGATTTGTGAAGTAGTACATTTTTCTGGAGCTGGGATATGGATTCATGCATCAGCTGATTCTGcaaataaaaatgtgaaaagTTTAGTTATTTATTGCTTGATAGCACTCACAATATCTTtggtaatcggtactaaatAGTGGAAAATATAAGTGTAAATTTGATAGAAATATCTTCAAGTTGGTTATGTTTATTTTCTTCaacaatcttattttcttcactaaattcattttaacgcattaccatttgaaaatattgtattagataataatggaaaattatgaatattattatataatcaaTGGAATGTACCTTCTTGCTTCTTATTCGCTTTTGAGCTGCATCAAGTTGTTGCTCCAAAAGTTGAAGTTCTCTGGTGTTCAAAGTATCAACATCTTCTCCTACGTAGTGCCTAAAATACGTTTTTAAGAGTCATCAATTCAGTATTCCATACAAGTTAGGGTCTGAAGGAGAAGAATAGCGTGCCCCTCTCCAAAGAGAATCAGTGGCAGATCCAGAGTTCGAAGTCCTAGGGGGCATCAACTAATGAATGAAATTTCGGCAGAGtttcatttgtaaaattaacaactaatttacccttacttgctaaaattttaaatatgactACCATAAAAAGAAAcggaacaaaataaatcaattgaTCTACTTAAAAAActgagataaaataaataaataagataaaattactaaaatgaggAAGTATTTATCACCAAAAgactttattattaattttacacttttacttTTACAAATAGAAAAATCTACTTTAaacttttttacaaaaaacgcctaaaaatagGTGACCTCATAGATTTTAAGATAGCTCCGCCACAGAGAGAGGATAAGAACAAATGCGCAAACTCTTCGTTTAGATTATTGATGATAAATTCTTAAAATCTAATTCAAATAGTGGCTTGGGGCGAGCCTAAGCCTCTCTAGTCTAAACGCACGTCTGTTGTATTTTTTGTCAAGCCCCCATATGATACTTATATGACATAAGGGTTTAATATATAcgtaacatcatataaaataaagtcGGGGATCAAATTATTAGAAACAAATTTAAAGTGTATTAGCTATTTAATCTTGCTTGATTTAAATTATGACTTTGCCCCTTATCTCAAACATGATGTGAATGATATtagaaaattacaaatttttgtatgagataATTTCACCAAGAGATGCGTCTTATACTTAGGTCAAATAGCTcatctaatatatattatgagaatacAAGCTTCTTGTTTAAAGTCGTCTCACCGAGAGACGGTCTATCACAAAAATAGCTTTCAGAAAATACAATCTAGCTCTTACCTCATGTTCCTTTGTAATACTTCAAGTTTCGCAACGAGCTTTGGGTGTTCAATAGCCCAACTTACCTATTAAAAACATCATAGTAGTTAAAATAATGAGTTATTCAGTTTGCTCCGATTCATAATAAAAcctgttaaaatataatttcaaaagATTGAGATCggatacataaataaaaaattaatttcagttgttgtatataataattttttttccattcaaTTATTTGTTTATCTATCATCTCAACCTGTAAAATCTagatactttatttttttttactccaATCCATCATATGATATTGAGTTTGACTCGCCCCATTTCAAATaccaaaatttgaaatatatatcTTCGTTTTTGGTTCATTAGCACTCCGATGTTGCACATgtaaaagatatttttttatcttattcttaatatctctaccTTATGCATACCTTTTCTTAAATCTTTATGTTACGTATTCTACCTACTAAAGTATATCCCTCATCCATCTGAACATTCATTTTCCAGCTACTTTCATCATCCTACAAGGCACCTCTTAGGGTAAGTTTTCCCATATGCCATGTTTAAGGCACATTTTGTGCACCTTTTTGCCTTGTACAAGGCATCTCTTACCTTGGTTAAGGACACCCTTCATACACTCCATCTCCTTAGTTATTCTTTGTTACTCCATCACCATGACACATCAATGGTCCTCTTTCATTTTTTCCTTGAAGCCTCACCCT
This genomic interval carries:
- the LOC130802177 gene encoding ultraviolet-B receptor UVR8 isoform X1 produces the protein MDIVEILGESKSVPVPTKSAIYVWGYNQRGQTGRQEKEQKLRIPRQLPPELFGCPAGISTRWLDVACGREHTAAVASDGSLFTWGANDFGQLGDGTEESRKYPKKVDLLKTEIVKSVSCGSNCTAAIAEPRVNDESLSNGRLWVWGQNQSSNYPRLFWGAFAPNTVIRQVSCGSVHVVALSEGGLLQSWGYNECGQLGRGFTAEGLQGPGILKAYAKYLDEAPELVKIVQVSCGEYHTAAVCETGDVYTCGLGNMGQLGHCSLQSEDKELIPRRVVALEGIHITSVSCGGVHTCAVTAKGALYTWGGGQLGQLGLGPQATSASFIFKDYQVMLRNIPALVIPSGVQLVACGHSHTLISTSDGRIHGWGYNSYGQAANEKSTYAWYPSPIDWCVGEVRKLAAGGGHSAVLTDACSLKDLCEFRLAESVTLANAAHIEDVAFRTSSDALVRLCERLRELHNGGEWESEDDESGASKP
- the LOC130802177 gene encoding ultraviolet-B receptor UVR8 isoform X2, which translates into the protein MDIVEILGESKSVPVPTKSAIYVWGYNQRGQTGRQEKEQKLRIPRQLPPELFGCPAGISTRWLDVACGREHTAAVASDGSLFTWGANDFGQLGDGTEESRKYPKKVDLLKTEIVKSVSCGSNCTAAIAEPRVNDESLSNGRLWVWGQNQSSNYPRLFWGAFAPNTVIRQVSCGSVHVVALSEGGLLQSWGYNECGQLGRGFTAEGLQGPGILKAYAKYLDEAPELVKIVQVSCGEYHTAAVCETGDVYTCGLGNMGQLGHCSLQSEDKELIPRRVVALEGIHITSVSCGGVHTCAVTAKGALYTWGGGQLGQLGLGPQATSASFIFKDYQVMLRNIPALVIPSGVQLVACGHSHTLISTSDGRIHGWGYNSYGQAANEKSTYAWYPSPIDWCVGEVRKLAAGGGHSAVLTDACSLKDLCEFRLAESVTLANAAHIEDVAFRTSSDALVRLCERLR
- the LOC130802178 gene encoding truncated transcription factor CAULIFLOWER A-like isoform X2 codes for the protein MGRGKVELKRIENKISRQVTFSKRRSGLLKKANEISVLCDAQVALIVFSTKGKLTDYSSTHSSMERILERYERYCCAERQLVATDSESQQEVSWAIEHPKLVAKLEVLQRNMRHYVGEDVDTLNTRELQLLEQQLDAAQKRIRSKKNQLMHESISQLQKNEKAMLEQNNKLVKMMKETNKKNKGAAKPYSRLSAFCTTKSISSSLNIREKVLQRSEQANLQAEVQPKTNSNVPPWMFTQIGE
- the LOC130802178 gene encoding truncated transcription factor CAULIFLOWER A-like isoform X1, whose translation is MGRGKVELKRIENKISRQVTFSKRRSGLLKKANEISVLCDAQVALIVFSTKGKLTDYSSTHSSSMERILERYERYCCAERQLVATDSESQQEVSWAIEHPKLVAKLEVLQRNMRHYVGEDVDTLNTRELQLLEQQLDAAQKRIRSKKNQLMHESISQLQKNEKAMLEQNNKLVKMMKETNKKNKGAAKPYSRLSAFCTTKSISSSLNIREKVLQRSEQANLQAEVQPKTNSNVPPWMFTQIGE
- the LOC130802178 gene encoding truncated transcription factor CAULIFLOWER A-like isoform X3 → MGRGKVELKRIENKISRQVTFSKRRSGLLKKANEISVLCDAQVALIVFSTKGKLTDYSSTHSSSMERILERYERYCCAERQLVATDSESQQEVSWAIEHPKLVAKLEVLQRNMRHYVGEDVDTLNTRELQLLEQQLDAAQKRIRSKKNQLMHESISQLQKNEKAMLEQNNKLVKMMKETNKKNKGAAKPYSRLSAFCTTKSISSSLNIRRCLSGESITKIRTGKSSS